The following coding sequences lie in one Nitratireductor mangrovi genomic window:
- a CDS encoding helix-turn-helix transcriptional regulator, with protein sequence MHFHGLEPCLDTLQGFPEAMQEGENVLVFAYAMHALKSGNVARARHLISRRFGADAHDVTRVLRDTERFPLDFRLFRFLMAMYEDIAITDAMRDMVFDALGEVPLDDHLQRGSFYNAMLEVVVRRREYDAADEIARRARHHYRQADAHLLGFYIDLYQAILCLMRGAMSFAETHVRDADESLAKVPFDTPSDARILGLVKAVIRYEQGDVRTLVRFLNEEFDRFAYGEIWPTVAELAINYGGLALSRHVAPAAARVFLDKWRVQEWRSNRFRLVITLREVAVLQNGNRWQEASDLLTALQSRVNRTWVEGAVENLVRLVDPQEIALVLAWLRHLIWEVPSRPLLREQVTEFLRNGHLTDRQAVTLRLWAAHLAKLHRDMTTARSELVKALEACARLGTIMPLAEETQFLDRLLEDKRIREFALASNDVRQIMRRVRALDTPASDGPRRAGLTRQEMKVLLLVVEGGSNKFVARQLGLSEVTVKFHLSNIFRKIGCRRRAEAIATAKALGWVA encoded by the coding sequence ATGCATTTCCATGGGCTGGAGCCTTGTCTTGATACGCTGCAGGGGTTTCCGGAGGCCATGCAGGAGGGCGAGAACGTGCTCGTCTTCGCCTATGCCATGCATGCGCTGAAGTCGGGCAATGTTGCCCGTGCCCGCCACCTCATCAGCCGCCGCTTCGGCGCCGACGCCCACGATGTCACGCGCGTGCTGCGCGACACCGAGCGGTTTCCGCTCGATTTCCGGCTGTTCCGTTTCCTGATGGCAATGTACGAGGACATTGCCATCACCGATGCAATGCGTGACATGGTTTTCGATGCGCTCGGCGAGGTGCCGCTCGACGATCATTTGCAACGCGGCAGCTTCTACAATGCCATGCTGGAGGTGGTTGTCAGGCGGCGCGAATATGACGCCGCCGACGAGATTGCCCGGCGCGCCCGCCATCACTACCGCCAGGCCGACGCGCACCTGCTTGGCTTCTACATCGATCTCTACCAGGCGATCCTGTGCCTTATGCGCGGCGCGATGAGCTTTGCCGAAACCCATGTGCGCGATGCCGATGAATCGCTGGCCAAGGTGCCTTTCGACACACCCTCTGATGCGCGCATACTCGGACTGGTGAAGGCGGTAATCCGCTACGAGCAAGGCGACGTGCGCACGCTGGTGCGCTTCCTGAACGAGGAGTTCGACCGCTTCGCCTATGGCGAGATCTGGCCGACGGTGGCCGAGTTGGCGATCAACTATGGTGGACTGGCACTCAGCCGCCACGTGGCGCCCGCAGCGGCCCGGGTCTTCCTCGACAAATGGCGCGTGCAGGAATGGCGCTCCAACCGCTTCCGCCTCGTCATCACGCTGCGCGAAGTGGCGGTGCTGCAAAACGGCAACCGCTGGCAAGAAGCTTCCGACCTGCTGACGGCGCTCCAGTCGCGCGTCAACCGCACCTGGGTCGAAGGTGCTGTCGAAAACCTCGTCCGCCTTGTCGACCCGCAGGAGATTGCGCTTGTGCTGGCCTGGCTTCGGCATCTGATCTGGGAGGTGCCGTCGCGGCCACTGCTACGCGAACAGGTGACCGAGTTCCTGCGCAACGGTCATCTCACCGACCGCCAGGCGGTGACCTTGCGGCTGTGGGCGGCCCATCTGGCAAAGCTGCACCGCGACATGACCACTGCGCGCTCCGAGCTCGTCAAGGCGCTGGAGGCGTGCGCCCGGCTCGGCACCATCATGCCGCTGGCTGAGGAAACGCAGTTCCTTGACAGGCTTCTCGAAGACAAGCGTATCCGCGAATTCGCACTTGCCTCCAATGATGTGCGCCAGATCATGCGAAGGGTACGGGCGCTCGACACGCCCGCATCCGACGGCCCGCGCCGGGCCGGACTGACCAGGCAGGAGATGAAGGTGCTCTTGCTGGTGGTCGAAGGCGGATCGAACAAGTTCGTCGCCAGGCAACTCGGTCTCTCCGAGGTGACGGTCAAGTTCCACCTTTCCAACATCTTCCGAAAGATCGGCTGCCGGCGCCGTGCCGAGGCGATCGCGACCGCCAAGGCGCTCGGCTGGGTTGCATAG
- a CDS encoding protein adenylyltransferase SelO gives MSASTTAARTAAPGADGGPIAFDNSYVRLAERFFERVAPMPVADPKLIKVNEALARQLNIDPDWLSGPEGIAMLAGNSFPVGAEPIAEAYAGHQFGQFVPQLGDGRAMLIGEVLDADGRRRDIQLKGSGPTRFSRAGDGRAALGPVLREYVVGEAMAALGIPTTRTLGAVTTGEWVYRETRLPGAVLARVASSHVRIGTFQFFAARGDTDAVRTLADYVIARHYPHLRGATQPAFALLEAVTGAVAELVARWMLVGFIHGVMNTDNMAVAGETIDYGPCAFMDAYHPATVFSSIDQMGRYAYANQPRIAVWNLARFAETLLPLLSEEQEDAVKLAEGALGAFQGRYEQVFRGGMRRKLGLTTEMEGDTDLAASLMEAMAENEADFTLTFRGLADEVVPGRGGQARAQFADPTQFDAWAERWRARLAQEPLEAEERCAAMRGVNPRYIARNHRVEAVIVAAVEQGDYAPFEELLAVTARPFDEQPGFDHYAEPPRPDERVLRTFCGT, from the coding sequence ATGTCCGCAAGCACGACTGCAGCAAGAACGGCGGCGCCAGGCGCTGATGGCGGTCCGATCGCGTTCGACAACAGCTATGTGCGATTGGCGGAGCGCTTTTTCGAGCGCGTCGCGCCGATGCCGGTGGCGGACCCGAAGCTCATCAAGGTCAACGAGGCGCTCGCCCGGCAACTCAACATCGATCCCGATTGGCTGTCCGGACCGGAAGGTATTGCCATGCTCGCCGGTAATTCCTTCCCGGTGGGCGCCGAGCCGATTGCCGAAGCTTATGCCGGACACCAGTTCGGCCAGTTCGTGCCGCAACTCGGCGACGGCCGCGCGATGCTGATCGGCGAGGTGCTTGACGCCGATGGGCGCCGCCGCGACATCCAGCTCAAGGGCTCGGGACCAACCCGCTTTTCTCGCGCCGGCGACGGCCGCGCCGCGCTCGGCCCGGTGCTGCGTGAATATGTCGTCGGCGAGGCGATGGCCGCTCTCGGTATTCCGACCACGCGCACCCTCGGCGCGGTCACCACCGGCGAATGGGTCTATCGCGAGACGCGGCTTCCTGGCGCGGTGCTTGCCCGCGTCGCCTCCAGCCATGTGCGGATCGGCACCTTCCAGTTCTTTGCCGCGCGCGGCGACACAGACGCGGTGCGCACTCTGGCCGACTACGTCATTGCGCGCCATTACCCGCATCTTCGAGGTGCGACGCAACCGGCATTCGCGCTCCTAGAAGCGGTCACCGGCGCAGTGGCGGAGCTCGTTGCGCGCTGGATGCTGGTCGGCTTCATCCACGGCGTCATGAATACCGACAACATGGCCGTTGCCGGCGAAACCATCGATTATGGCCCTTGCGCCTTCATGGATGCCTACCATCCGGCGACCGTATTCAGTTCGATCGACCAGATGGGGCGCTACGCCTACGCCAATCAGCCGCGGATCGCGGTCTGGAACCTTGCCCGCTTCGCCGAAACGTTGCTGCCGCTCTTGAGCGAAGAGCAGGAGGACGCGGTAAAGCTGGCGGAAGGGGCGCTCGGCGCGTTCCAGGGGCGCTACGAGCAGGTCTTCCGCGGCGGCATGCGCCGCAAGCTGGGCCTCACGACGGAGATGGAAGGCGACACGGATCTGGCCGCTTCCTTGATGGAGGCGATGGCCGAGAACGAGGCCGATTTCACGCTGACCTTCCGAGGCTTGGCCGATGAGGTCGTGCCGGGGCGGGGTGGCCAGGCGCGGGCGCAATTTGCCGATCCGACACAGTTTGATGCGTGGGCGGAACGCTGGCGAGCGCGCCTCGCCCAAGAGCCCCTGGAGGCCGAAGAGCGTTGCGCTGCGATGCGCGGCGTCAATCCGCGCTATATTGCCCGCAACCACCGCGTCGAGGCAGTTATTGTGGCGGCGGTGGAGCAGGGCGACTACGCGCCTTTCGAGGAATTGCTTGCCGTGACGGCGCGACCGTTCGACGAGCAGCCGGGCTTCGACCACTACGCGGAACCCCCGCGGCCGGACGAGCGGGTGTTGCGAACCTTCTGCGGAACCTAG
- a CDS encoding orotate phosphoribosyltransferase, whose translation MFSNTFPDRELIAKSVARMLLEIEAVHFRADEPYTFTSGLASPVYIDCRKLISYPRIRAAIMDFAASVVFRQVGFEQFDAVVGGETAGIPFAAWLSDRMGLPMNYVRKKPKGFGRDAQIEGAPVDGRRVLLVEDLTTDGGSKIKFAEALRTAGASVTDTFAVFYYDIFPDAPDRLKAAGMRLHYLATWWDVLNVCRDEARFDAATLAEVESFLKKPLAWSADHGGISELAG comes from the coding sequence ATGTTTTCCAACACCTTTCCCGACCGTGAGCTGATTGCAAAAAGCGTCGCCCGCATGCTGCTGGAGATCGAGGCGGTGCATTTTCGCGCCGACGAGCCCTATACCTTCACGTCCGGGCTAGCGAGCCCGGTCTATATCGACTGCCGCAAGCTGATCTCCTATCCGCGCATCCGCGCGGCCATCATGGACTTCGCGGCTTCGGTGGTCTTCCGCCAGGTCGGGTTCGAGCAGTTCGACGCCGTCGTCGGCGGCGAGACGGCGGGCATCCCGTTCGCGGCGTGGCTGTCCGACCGTATGGGCCTGCCGATGAACTATGTGCGCAAGAAGCCGAAGGGTTTCGGCCGCGATGCCCAGATCGAGGGCGCACCGGTTGATGGCCGCCGCGTGCTTCTGGTCGAGGACCTGACCACTGACGGCGGCAGCAAGATCAAGTTCGCCGAGGCGCTGAGGACAGCTGGCGCCAGCGTCACCGACACGTTCGCGGTCTTCTACTACGACATCTTTCCGGACGCACCGGACCGCCTGAAAGCCGCGGGGATGCGGCTTCATTATCTCGCGACCTGGTGGGATGTGCTCAATGTCTGCCGCGATGAGGCGCGTTTCGATGCCGCAACGCTGGCCGAAGTGGAGAGCTTTCTGAAAAAGCCACTCGCATGGTCCGCGGATCATGGCGGGATCTCCGAGCTCGCTGGCTGA
- the pyrC gene encoding dihydroorotase — translation MNSLTIRKPDDWHLHLRDGAMLAGVLPYSAGHFARAIIMPNLVPPVVTVADAAAYRNRIEMALPPGSAFQPLMTLYLTEATKPADVEAGFRDGVVTAVKLYPAGATTNSQSGVRDIEKVLPVLEKMAAIGMPLCVHGEVTDPAVDIFDREAVFIERVLDPLLRRIPELRVVMEHLTTRDGVDYATAGGDNLAATITTHHLIINRNAILAGGIRPHYYCLPVAKREEHRLALRKAATSGDRRFFLGTDSAPHLDALKECACGCAGIFSSINTLSCLAHVFEEEGALDRLEAFVSLNGPAFYRLPANEDRITLVRSTEAIHFPASVETGDGPVTVFDPMFPIHWTVANEAN, via the coding sequence TTGAACAGCCTGACGATCAGGAAACCGGATGACTGGCACCTGCATCTGCGCGACGGCGCGATGCTGGCAGGCGTTCTGCCATACAGCGCAGGGCATTTTGCCCGTGCCATCATCATGCCCAATCTGGTGCCTCCGGTCGTAACCGTCGCCGATGCAGCAGCCTATCGCAACCGGATCGAAATGGCGCTGCCGCCAGGTTCGGCGTTCCAACCGCTGATGACGCTCTACCTCACCGAGGCGACCAAACCGGCCGATGTCGAGGCCGGCTTCCGCGACGGTGTGGTGACGGCGGTCAAACTTTATCCCGCCGGTGCGACCACCAATTCGCAGAGCGGCGTACGCGACATCGAGAAAGTGTTGCCGGTGCTGGAAAAGATGGCGGCGATCGGCATGCCGCTCTGCGTCCACGGCGAGGTGACCGACCCGGCGGTCGACATCTTCGATCGCGAAGCGGTGTTCATCGAACGGGTGCTTGATCCGCTGCTGCGGCGCATTCCGGAACTGCGCGTGGTCATGGAGCATCTCACGACCAGGGACGGCGTCGACTACGCCACCGCTGGTGGCGACAACCTCGCCGCCACGATCACCACCCATCACCTGATCATCAACCGAAATGCGATCCTTGCTGGCGGTATCCGCCCGCATTATTACTGCCTGCCGGTCGCCAAGCGCGAAGAACACCGGCTGGCGTTGCGCAAAGCGGCGACGTCGGGTGACAGGCGCTTCTTCCTCGGCACGGACTCGGCGCCGCACCTCGATGCGCTGAAGGAATGTGCCTGTGGCTGCGCCGGCATCTTTTCGTCAATCAACACGCTCTCCTGCCTGGCGCATGTGTTCGAGGAGGAGGGCGCTCTCGACCGGCTCGAGGCCTTCGTCTCACTGAATGGCCCTGCGTTCTACCGCCTGCCGGCCAACGAGGACAGGATCACGCTGGTTCGGTCGACGGAAGCTATTCATTTCCCGGCCAGCGTGGAGACCGGCGACGGGCCCGTCACCGTCTTCGATCCCATGTTCCCGATTCACTGGACCGTGGCCAATGAGGCCAACTGA
- a CDS encoding tyrosine-protein phosphatase, whose translation MTDRNSQTQEPPERVIALEGLHNLRDLGGYETVSGASTRWRSVLRSGGPAQLGAASQARLIEMGLGTVIDLRSPREVERHPNPFDSHEAVEFHSLPLFGALAPIPTLHNDGRLFDMAARYREALDDCREAMAQVFAAIAAAGPRMVLFHCSVGKDRTGIIAAILLRLAGVDEDTVIADYALTETVAAPLLDGYRQKALAQGADPALVDAYLGCPPATMRSTLDHLETQHGGAPGYLAGIGLDAGDVARLKARLEG comes from the coding sequence ATGACTGACAGGAACTCGCAGACGCAGGAGCCGCCGGAGCGGGTGATCGCTCTCGAAGGCCTCCACAATCTGCGCGACCTCGGTGGCTACGAAACAGTGTCTGGCGCGAGCACGCGTTGGCGCTCGGTACTCAGAAGCGGCGGACCGGCCCAACTCGGTGCGGCCTCACAGGCTCGGCTCATTGAGATGGGACTCGGCACGGTGATCGACCTGCGCAGCCCGCGCGAGGTTGAGCGCCACCCAAATCCCTTCGATAGCCATGAAGCCGTCGAGTTTCATTCGTTGCCGCTGTTCGGCGCCCTGGCCCCGATCCCGACTTTGCACAATGACGGCAGGCTGTTCGATATGGCAGCACGCTACCGCGAGGCACTCGACGACTGCCGCGAGGCGATGGCGCAGGTGTTTGCAGCAATCGCGGCAGCGGGACCGCGCATGGTGCTTTTCCACTGCAGCGTCGGCAAGGACCGCACCGGCATCATTGCCGCAATTCTCCTCCGCCTCGCCGGCGTCGATGAAGACACGGTCATCGCCGACTACGCGCTGACCGAAACCGTCGCCGCGCCTCTGCTCGACGGCTACCGGCAGAAGGCGCTGGCCCAGGGCGCCGACCCGGCGCTGGTGGATGCCTATCTCGGCTGTCCGCCGGCGACGATGCGGTCAACGCTCGACCATCTGGAGACGCAGCACGGGGGTGCGCCGGGCTACCTCGCCGGGATCGGGCTTGACGCCGGTGACGTTGCGCGGCTGAAAGCGCGGCTGGAAGGTTAG
- a CDS encoding bifunctional helix-turn-helix transcriptional regulator/GNAT family N-acetyltransferase → MNVAPDQIAAMRAFNRFYTRQIGALNEGLLRSDFSLADARVLYELAHRDGLSAGELARSLGLDAGYLSRILKRFQTRGLVERRRSESDRRQSVLSLTEEGREAFAPLDSGASEEVRNLLCNFPESERRRLVNAMATVLDILGPRGSPSEPYLLRQPEPGDYGWIVHRQARLYHDDFGLDQRFEGLIAGIVSQFIEQLDPTCERCWIAERHGEVVGSIFCVRASDEVAKLRLLYVEPSARGLGIGRRLVEEVIRFARSKGYRTLTLWTNDVLVSARKIYQATGFTLVEEEHHHSFGKDLVGQNWTLDLG, encoded by the coding sequence ATGAATGTCGCGCCTGACCAGATCGCGGCAATGCGCGCGTTCAACCGTTTCTACACGCGCCAGATCGGCGCCCTCAATGAGGGGCTGCTCAGGTCGGATTTTTCGCTCGCCGACGCGCGTGTTCTTTACGAACTTGCGCACCGTGATGGTTTGAGCGCGGGCGAACTGGCCCGCTCGCTGGGTCTCGATGCGGGCTATCTCAGCCGTATCCTGAAGAGGTTTCAAACGCGCGGGCTGGTTGAGCGGCGCCGGTCCGAATCCGATCGGCGGCAATCGGTGCTGTCGCTGACGGAAGAGGGGCGCGAGGCGTTCGCGCCCCTCGACAGCGGCGCGAGCGAGGAGGTCCGCAACCTGTTGTGCAACTTCCCCGAAAGCGAGCGACGCCGGCTGGTCAATGCCATGGCCACAGTGCTCGATATCCTCGGTCCACGCGGATCGCCCTCCGAGCCCTATCTGCTGCGGCAGCCGGAACCTGGCGATTATGGCTGGATCGTGCATCGACAGGCGCGGCTTTATCACGACGATTTCGGTCTGGATCAACGTTTCGAGGGGCTGATCGCCGGCATCGTCAGCCAATTCATCGAACAGTTGGACCCGACCTGTGAACGCTGCTGGATCGCCGAACGGCATGGTGAGGTCGTCGGCTCCATCTTCTGCGTCAGGGCCAGTGACGAGGTCGCCAAGCTGCGCCTCCTTTACGTGGAGCCGTCGGCGCGAGGGCTCGGCATCGGTCGCAGGCTCGTTGAGGAGGTGATCCGCTTCGCCCGGTCCAAGGGGTACCGCACGCTGACGTTGTGGACCAACGACGTCCTGGTCTCGGCACGCAAGATTTATCAGGCGACCGGCTTCACTCTGGTCGAGGAAGAACACCATCATTCCTTCGGCAAGGACCTTGTCGGCCAGAACTGGACCCTTGATCTCGGCTGA
- a CDS encoding alpha/beta hydrolase family protein translates to MTPERLKELIRIPVRPRGAPTILSRESETHEDHVAERLVFDFGEGPVRGLLTRPAARLGPFPAVLYCHAHGNRYAIGASELLAGRPSLISPYGPLLAREGLVAMSVDMPTFGERSHESEGALAKALLWQGKSLFAMMLADLLSAFDHLASRDDVDAGRIAAFGLSMGATQTYFLAAIEPRIARAAHLCCYADLASLIETGAHDLHGIYMTVPGLLAETSTGRIAGMVAPRPQLICTGDHDPLTPPAAVEAAYAETLTAYREMDAADALIRLSQPETGHEETPEMRRAVLEFLNAMT, encoded by the coding sequence ATGACACCGGAGCGCCTCAAGGAACTGATCCGCATACCTGTACGGCCGCGCGGCGCGCCGACGATCTTGTCCCGCGAGAGCGAAACACATGAGGATCATGTCGCCGAGCGGCTGGTCTTCGATTTCGGCGAAGGCCCGGTGCGCGGGCTGCTGACGCGGCCTGCGGCAAGGCTCGGCCCCTTCCCCGCCGTGCTTTATTGCCATGCCCACGGGAATCGATATGCGATCGGTGCATCGGAGCTGCTTGCCGGCCGGCCGAGCCTCATCTCACCCTATGGGCCGCTGCTGGCACGCGAAGGTCTTGTCGCCATGTCGGTCGACATGCCGACCTTTGGCGAACGGTCGCACGAGAGTGAAGGCGCGTTGGCCAAGGCCTTGCTGTGGCAAGGAAAAAGCCTGTTCGCGATGATGCTGGCCGATCTGCTCTCCGCCTTCGACCACCTCGCATCGCGCGACGATGTCGATGCCGGCCGCATCGCCGCTTTCGGGCTATCGATGGGCGCCACGCAGACCTATTTCCTGGCCGCCATCGAGCCGCGCATCGCGCGCGCGGCGCATCTTTGCTGCTACGCCGACCTTGCCAGCCTGATCGAAACCGGCGCGCACGACCTCCACGGCATCTACATGACCGTTCCCGGGTTGCTCGCCGAGACCAGTACCGGCCGCATTGCCGGCATGGTCGCACCTCGCCCGCAACTCATTTGTACCGGCGACCACGACCCGTTGACCCCGCCCGCTGCGGTCGAGGCGGCCTATGCCGAAACGCTGACTGCCTACCGGGAAATGGATGCCGCGGACGCCCTGATCAGGCTGTCGCAGCCCGAGACGGGCCATGAGGAGACGCCGGAAATGCGCCGCGCCGTCCTCGAATTCTTGAACGCCATGACGTGA
- a CDS encoding Gfo/Idh/MocA family protein, translated as MVGASKAQTGNGPIRYGMVGGGQGAFIGAVHRIAARLDGEFELVAGALSSDPARAKASAAELGLDPERSYGSFKEMAKAEAKRSDGIEAVAIVTPNHMHYPAAKAFLEAGIHVICDKPMTSNLADAKKLAALAGQSGRLFVLTHNYTGYPMVRQAREMVAKGVLGDLRVVQAEYPQDWLTERLEGTGQKQASWRTDPKKSGAGGATGDIGTHAFNLARFVTGLTLDSLAADLTAFVDGRPLDDNAHVLLRFKGGAKGMLWASQVAPGNENALKLRVYGTKGGLEWEQEHPNHLWFTPFGQPKQLITRGGAGAGDAAGRMSRVPPGHPEGYLEGFANIYAEAARAIRAARRKGGKAGKDVIFPTVEDGVEGVAFVEACVKSSRKNGAWTKL; from the coding sequence ATGGTCGGCGCATCCAAAGCGCAAACGGGCAATGGCCCGATCCGCTACGGCATGGTTGGGGGCGGGCAGGGCGCCTTCATCGGAGCGGTCCACCGCATCGCGGCGCGGCTCGACGGCGAATTCGAACTCGTCGCCGGGGCGTTGTCGTCGGATCCGGCACGGGCGAAGGCTTCGGCCGCGGAGCTCGGCCTTGATCCCGAGCGCAGCTACGGCTCCTTCAAGGAGATGGCCAAGGCAGAGGCCAAGCGCTCAGACGGCATCGAGGCGGTGGCGATCGTAACGCCCAACCATATGCATTACCCGGCCGCCAAGGCGTTCCTGGAAGCTGGCATTCACGTCATTTGCGACAAGCCGATGACCTCGAATTTGGCGGATGCGAAGAAGCTGGCGGCACTTGCCGGCCAGTCGGGCCGGCTCTTCGTGCTGACCCACAACTACACCGGCTATCCGATGGTGCGGCAGGCGCGCGAGATGGTGGCCAAGGGTGTGCTGGGCGATTTGCGGGTCGTACAGGCCGAATATCCGCAGGATTGGTTGACGGAGCGCCTTGAGGGCACCGGCCAGAAACAGGCTTCCTGGCGTACGGACCCGAAGAAGTCGGGCGCGGGTGGTGCCACCGGCGATATCGGTACGCACGCCTTCAACCTTGCCCGCTTTGTCACCGGGCTGACGCTCGACAGCCTTGCGGCCGATCTCACCGCCTTCGTCGACGGCCGGCCGCTCGACGACAACGCGCACGTGCTGTTGCGCTTCAAGGGCGGTGCGAAGGGCATGCTGTGGGCGAGCCAGGTGGCGCCCGGCAACGAGAACGCGCTCAAGCTCAGGGTCTACGGCACCAAGGGCGGACTGGAATGGGAGCAGGAGCATCCCAACCACCTGTGGTTCACGCCGTTCGGCCAGCCAAAGCAACTGATCACGCGCGGCGGTGCGGGCGCGGGCGATGCCGCGGGACGCATGTCGCGGGTGCCGCCCGGCCATCCGGAAGGCTACCTCGAAGGCTTCGCCAACATTTATGCCGAGGCCGCGCGCGCCATCCGCGCGGCGCGCCGCAAGGGCGGCAAGGCGGGCAAGGATGTCATCTTCCCGACTGTGGAGGACGGGGTGGAAGGCGTTGCCTTCGTCGAGGCTTGTGTGAAATCTTCCAGAAAGAATGGAGCCTGGACGAAGCTCTGA
- a CDS encoding sugar phosphate isomerase/epimerase family protein, translating into MPTTIKGPAIFLAQFAGDEAPFNSLPSIAKWAAGHGYKGIQIPSWDGRLFDLKKASESKAYCDEIKGVCADAGVEITELSTHLQGQLVAVHPAYDSAFDAFAPAEVHNNPKARQAWAVEQVTMAAKASRNLGLDVSVSFTGALAFPYLYPWPQRPAGLIEEAFAELGRRWKPILDVYDENGVDVGYEIHPGEDVFDGATFEMFLKAVGGHKRCAINYDPSHFVLQQLDYLAFIDIYHEHIKAFHVKDAEFNPTGRQGVYSGYQGWVDRAGRFRSLGDGQVDFSGIFSKLTAHNYDSWAVLEWECCLKHPEDGAAEGAPFIEHHIIRVTERAFDDFAGGETDKAALRKMMGI; encoded by the coding sequence ATGCCGACGACGATCAAGGGGCCTGCCATTTTCCTGGCGCAGTTCGCAGGCGACGAGGCGCCGTTCAACTCATTGCCCTCGATCGCCAAGTGGGCCGCCGGCCACGGCTACAAGGGCATCCAGATACCGAGTTGGGACGGGCGCCTGTTTGATCTGAAGAAAGCCTCGGAATCAAAGGCTTATTGCGACGAGATCAAGGGCGTGTGCGCCGATGCGGGCGTCGAGATCACCGAGTTGTCGACGCATCTGCAAGGGCAACTCGTTGCCGTTCATCCCGCCTATGACAGCGCCTTCGATGCCTTCGCGCCGGCAGAAGTGCATAACAATCCGAAGGCGCGGCAGGCCTGGGCCGTCGAGCAAGTGACGATGGCGGCCAAGGCGTCTCGCAATCTTGGTCTCGACGTGTCGGTCTCGTTCACCGGCGCGCTGGCATTCCCCTATCTCTATCCTTGGCCGCAAAGGCCGGCGGGGCTGATCGAGGAGGCGTTCGCCGAACTCGGCCGGCGCTGGAAGCCGATTCTCGATGTCTACGACGAAAACGGTGTCGATGTCGGTTACGAGATCCATCCGGGCGAGGATGTTTTCGACGGGGCAACGTTCGAGATGTTCCTCAAGGCCGTCGGCGGCCACAAGCGTTGCGCGATCAATTACGATCCCTCGCATTTCGTTCTGCAGCAGCTCGATTATCTCGCCTTCATCGATATCTATCACGAGCACATCAAGGCCTTCCACGTGAAGGATGCCGAGTTCAACCCGACGGGGCGCCAGGGCGTCTATTCGGGTTACCAGGGTTGGGTCGATCGCGCCGGGCGGTTCCGTTCATTGGGCGACGGTCAGGTTGATTTCTCGGGCATCTTTTCCAAGCTTACGGCCCACAATTACGACTCCTGGGCGGTGCTGGAGTGGGAGTGCTGCCTGAAGCATCCGGAGGACGGAGCGGCGGAGGGCGCACCCTTCATCGAGCATCACATCATCCGCGTGACCGAGCGCGCCTTCGACGATTTCGCCGGCGGCGAAACCGACAAGGCGGCACTCAGGAAGATGATGGGCATCTGA
- a CDS encoding sugar phosphate isomerase/epimerase family protein: protein MHLSTHNWMRAEPLDVTLKRIKQFGYESIEISGEPEQYKTNETRALLKEHGIRCWGAVTLMLGERNLAAKDQGQRERSVQYVKDVLTMVSELDGEIITLVPATVGKVVPDATEEEEWEWVVDATRECFAHAKKVGVRVAVEPLNRFETYLFNRGEQALALADAVSPECGVCLDAYHIHMEEFDVEEAIRKAGKRLFDFHVADNNRFAAGLGTIDWKKLVGILKDVGYDGALTNEFVAPVDRTPANRYPEMVERNPVDISPEQLKFIQDHGSSVLTEQFYTDQMRITAETLLPLIR, encoded by the coding sequence ATGCACCTTTCGACGCACAATTGGATGCGCGCCGAACCGCTGGACGTGACGCTGAAGCGGATCAAGCAGTTCGGCTACGAGTCCATCGAGATTTCGGGGGAGCCCGAGCAGTACAAGACCAATGAGACACGGGCCCTTTTGAAGGAGCACGGCATCCGCTGCTGGGGCGCGGTGACCCTGATGCTCGGCGAACGCAACCTCGCGGCCAAGGATCAGGGGCAGCGCGAGCGCTCGGTGCAGTACGTCAAGGATGTGCTGACCATGGTCAGCGAACTCGACGGCGAGATCATCACTCTGGTCCCCGCGACGGTCGGCAAGGTGGTGCCCGACGCCACCGAGGAGGAAGAGTGGGAATGGGTCGTCGATGCGACCCGCGAGTGCTTCGCCCACGCCAAGAAGGTCGGCGTGCGGGTCGCGGTGGAACCGCTCAACCGCTTCGAGACCTATCTGTTCAATCGCGGTGAGCAGGCGCTTGCGCTGGCAGATGCCGTCAGCCCGGAATGCGGCGTGTGCCTCGACGCCTACCATATTCACATGGAAGAGTTCGATGTCGAGGAAGCGATCCGCAAGGCCGGCAAGCGCCTCTTCGACTTCCATGTCGCTGACAACAACCGGTTCGCCGCCGGCCTCGGCACGATCGACTGGAAGAAGCTCGTCGGCATTCTCAAGGACGTCGGTTACGACGGCGCGCTGACCAACGAGTTCGTCGCTCCGGTCGATCGCACGCCGGCCAATCGCTATCCCGAAATGGTGGAGCGCAACCCGGTCGACATTTCGCCCGAGCAGTTGAAGTTCATTCAGGACCACGGCTCCAGCGTGCTCACCGAGCAATTCTACACCGACCAGATGCGCATCACGGCGGAAACGCTTCTGCCGCTGATCCGCTAG